From a region of the Streptomyces sp. B21-083 genome:
- a CDS encoding DUF6104 family protein encodes MYFTDRGIEELEKRRGEEEVTFEWLAEQLRTFVDLNPDFEVPVERLATWLARLDDEDDE; translated from the coding sequence GTGTACTTCACCGACCGAGGCATCGAAGAACTGGAGAAGCGGCGCGGCGAGGAGGAGGTCACCTTCGAGTGGCTCGCCGAGCAGCTGCGGACCTTCGTCGACCTCAATCCCGACTTCGAGGTACCGGTGGAGCGCCTGGCGACCTGGCTGGCACGGCTGGACGACGAGGACGACGAGTAG
- a CDS encoding multifunctional oxoglutarate decarboxylase/oxoglutarate dehydrogenase thiamine pyrophosphate-binding subunit/dihydrolipoyllysine-residue succinyltransferase subunit, protein MSPQSPSNSSSISTDEAPGNPAAAFGPNEWLVDEIYQQYLQDPNSVDRAWWDFFADYKPGAAAVPTATAGTAAAGAAETTPTPPAAPTATVTPTVPAPAPAAAPRPAAAAPAAAPAAPVAKPAAAAPAPAAAKPQPGASTGSTGAANAARTSAPQAADGPEFVTLRGPSAAVAKNMNASIEVPTATSVRAVPVKLLFDNRIVINNHLKRARGGKISFTHLIGYAMVQAIKAMPSMNYSFQEKDGKPTLVKPAHINFGLAIDLVKPNGDRQLVVAGIKKAETLNFFEFWQAYEDIVRRARDGKLTMDDFTGVTVSLTNPGGLGTVHSVPRLMPGQSVIMGVGSMDYPAEFQGTSQDTLNKLGIAKVMTLTSTYDHRVIQGAASGEFLRVVANSLLGENGFYDEIFEALRIPYEPVRWLKDIDASHDDDVTKAARVFELIHSYRVRGHVMADTDPLEYRQRKHPDLDITEHGLTLWDLEREFAVGGFAGKSLMKLRDILGVLRDSYCRTTGVEFMHIQDPKQRKWIQDRIERPHSNPEREEQLRILRRLNAAEAFETFLQTKYVGQKRFSLEGGESVIPLLDAVIDSAAESRLDEVVIGMAHRGRLNVLANIVGKSYAQIFREFEGNLDPKSMHGSGDVKYHLGAQGVFTGLDGEQINVSLAANPSHLETVDPVIEGIARAKQDIINKGGTDFTVLPVALHGDAAFAGQGVVAETLNMSQLRGYRTGGTVHIVINNQVGFTAAPESSRSSMYATDVARMIEAPIFHVNGDDPEAVVRIARLAFEFRQAFNKDVVIDLICYRRRGHNESDNPAFTQPLMYDLIDKKRSVRKLYTESLIGRGDITLEEAEQALQDFQGQLEKVFTEVREAVSAPAEAHVPDPQAEFPVAVQTAISQEVVKRIAESQVNIPDQVTVHPRLLPQLQRRAAMIEDGTIDWGMGETLAIGSLLLEGTPVRLSGQDSRRGTFGQRHAVLIDRVTGGDYTPLQYLSDDQARYNVYDSLLSEYAVMGFEYGYSLARPESLVMWEAQFGDFVNGAQTVVDEYISAAEQKWGQTSGVTLLLPHGYEGQGPDHSSARIERFLQLCAQNNMTVAQPTLPSNYFHLLRWQVHNPHHKPLVVFTPKSMLRLKAAASKAEEFTSGAFRPVIGDESVAAADVRRVVFCAGKLYYDLEAERKKRGNTDTAIIRIERLYPLPGAELQAEIAKYPNAEKYLWAQEEPANQGAWPFIALNLIDHLDLAVGADIPHGERLRRISRPAGSSPAVGSAKRHQAEQEQLVREVFEA, encoded by the coding sequence GTGTCGCCACAGTCCCCCAGTAACTCATCGAGCATCTCGACCGACGAGGCCCCAGGTAACCCTGCGGCCGCGTTCGGACCCAACGAGTGGCTCGTCGACGAGATCTATCAGCAGTACCTCCAGGACCCGAATTCCGTAGACCGTGCCTGGTGGGACTTCTTCGCCGACTACAAGCCCGGGGCGGCCGCCGTCCCCACGGCTACGGCGGGTACTGCGGCCGCGGGGGCCGCAGAGACCACCCCGACCCCCCCGGCCGCCCCCACGGCCACCGTGACCCCGACCGTGCCGGCGCCGGCCCCTGCGGCCGCTCCCAGGCCCGCCGCGGCCGCTCCGGCAGCCGCTCCGGCGGCTCCGGTCGCGAAGCCCGCAGCAGCGGCGCCCGCACCGGCCGCCGCCAAGCCGCAGCCCGGTGCAAGCACCGGCTCCACCGGAGCGGCCAACGCCGCGCGAACGTCTGCTCCTCAGGCCGCGGACGGCCCGGAGTTCGTGACGCTGCGCGGCCCGTCCGCGGCCGTGGCGAAGAACATGAACGCCTCGATCGAGGTGCCCACGGCCACGTCCGTGCGCGCGGTCCCGGTGAAGCTGCTCTTCGACAACCGCATCGTCATCAACAACCACCTGAAGCGTGCCCGGGGCGGGAAGATCTCCTTCACCCACCTCATCGGCTACGCGATGGTCCAGGCCATCAAGGCCATGCCGTCGATGAACTACTCCTTCCAGGAGAAGGACGGCAAGCCGACCCTCGTCAAGCCGGCGCACATCAACTTCGGCCTGGCCATCGACCTGGTGAAGCCCAACGGCGACCGCCAACTCGTCGTGGCCGGCATCAAGAAGGCCGAGACGCTGAACTTCTTCGAGTTCTGGCAGGCCTACGAGGACATCGTCCGCCGCGCCCGCGACGGCAAGCTGACGATGGACGACTTCACCGGCGTCACGGTCTCCCTGACCAACCCCGGCGGCCTCGGCACCGTTCACTCGGTCCCGCGTCTGATGCCCGGTCAGTCGGTCATCATGGGCGTCGGTTCCATGGACTACCCGGCGGAGTTCCAGGGCACGTCCCAGGACACCCTGAACAAGCTCGGCATCGCGAAGGTCATGACGCTCACGTCGACCTACGACCACCGGGTCATCCAGGGTGCGGCGTCGGGCGAGTTCCTGCGTGTCGTCGCGAACTCCCTCCTCGGGGAGAACGGCTTCTACGACGAGATCTTCGAGGCGCTGCGCATCCCCTACGAGCCGGTCCGCTGGCTCAAGGACATCGACGCCAGCCACGACGACGACGTCACGAAGGCCGCCCGCGTCTTCGAGCTGATCCACTCCTACCGGGTCCGCGGCCACGTCATGGCCGACACAGACCCGCTGGAGTACCGCCAGCGCAAGCACCCCGACCTGGACATCACCGAGCACGGGCTCACCCTCTGGGACCTGGAGCGCGAGTTCGCGGTCGGCGGCTTCGCGGGCAAGTCCCTGATGAAGCTGCGCGACATCCTCGGCGTGCTGCGCGACTCGTACTGCCGCACCACGGGCGTCGAGTTCATGCACATCCAGGACCCGAAGCAGCGCAAGTGGATCCAGGACCGCATCGAGCGCCCGCACTCCAACCCGGAGCGCGAGGAGCAGCTGCGCATCCTGCGCCGCCTGAACGCGGCGGAGGCCTTCGAGACCTTCCTGCAGACGAAGTACGTCGGCCAGAAGCGCTTCTCGCTGGAGGGCGGCGAGTCCGTCATCCCGCTGCTCGACGCGGTCATCGACAGCGCGGCCGAGTCGCGCCTCGACGAGGTCGTCATCGGCATGGCCCACCGCGGCCGGCTGAACGTCCTGGCGAACATCGTCGGCAAGTCGTACGCCCAGATCTTCCGGGAGTTCGAGGGCAACCTCGACCCGAAGTCGATGCACGGCTCCGGCGACGTGAAGTACCACCTGGGCGCCCAGGGCGTGTTCACCGGCCTGGACGGCGAGCAGATCAACGTCTCGCTGGCCGCCAACCCGTCCCACCTGGAGACGGTCGACCCGGTCATCGAGGGCATCGCCCGCGCCAAGCAGGACATCATCAACAAGGGCGGCACGGACTTCACGGTCCTGCCGGTCGCCCTGCACGGTGACGCGGCCTTCGCAGGCCAGGGCGTCGTGGCCGAGACCCTCAACATGTCGCAGCTGCGGGGCTACCGCACCGGCGGCACGGTCCACATCGTCATCAACAACCAGGTCGGCTTCACCGCCGCCCCGGAGTCGTCGCGCTCCTCCATGTACGCCACCGACGTGGCCCGCATGATCGAGGCGCCGATCTTCCACGTGAACGGCGACGACCCCGAGGCAGTCGTCCGCATCGCTCGGCTGGCCTTCGAGTTCCGACAGGCGTTCAACAAGGACGTCGTCATCGACCTCATCTGCTACCGCCGCCGCGGCCACAACGAGTCGGACAACCCGGCGTTCACGCAGCCCCTGATGTACGACCTGATCGACAAGAAGCGCTCGGTGCGCAAGCTCTACACCGAGTCCCTCATCGGCCGCGGCGACATCACCCTGGAAGAGGCCGAGCAGGCGCTGCAGGACTTCCAGGGCCAGCTGGAGAAGGTCTTCACGGAGGTCCGCGAGGCCGTGTCGGCTCCGGCCGAGGCACATGTCCCGGACCCGCAGGCCGAGTTCCCCGTGGCCGTGCAGACCGCGATCTCCCAGGAGGTCGTCAAGCGCATCGCCGAGTCCCAGGTCAACATCCCCGACCAGGTCACCGTCCACCCGCGACTGCTGCCGCAACTGCAGCGCCGCGCGGCGATGATCGAGGACGGCACGATCGACTGGGGCATGGGCGAGACCCTCGCCATCGGTTCGCTGCTCCTCGAAGGCACTCCCGTCCGCCTCTCCGGCCAGGACTCCCGCCGAGGCACGTTCGGCCAGCGCCACGCGGTGCTGATCGACCGGGTCACGGGCGGGGACTACACCCCGCTCCAGTACCTCTCGGACGACCAGGCCCGCTACAACGTCTACGACTCGCTGCTCTCCGAGTACGCGGTCATGGGCTTCGAGTACGGCTACTCGCTGGCCCGTCCCGAGTCCCTGGTGATGTGGGAGGCGCAGTTCGGCGACTTCGTCAACGGCGCGCAGACGGTGGTCGACGAGTACATCTCGGCGGCGGAGCAGAAGTGGGGCCAGACGTCCGGCGTCACGCTCCTGCTCCCCCACGGCTACGAGGGCCAGGGCCCGGACCACTCTTCCGCCCGCATCGAGCGGTTCCTCCAGCTGTGCGCCCAGAACAACATGACGGTCGCGCAGCCGACGCTCCCGTCGAACTACTTCCACCTTCTGCGGTGGCAGGTGCACAACCCGCACCACAAGCCGCTGGTGGTCTTCACCCCGAAGTCGATGCTGCGTCTCAAGGCGGCGGCGTCGAAGGCGGAGGAGTTCACGTCGGGCGCCTTCCGCCCGGTCATCGGTGACGAGTCCGTCGCCGCGGCCGACGTCCGCAGGGTCGTCTTCTGCGCCGGCAAGCTGTACTACGACCTTGAGGCCGAGCGGAAGAAGCGCGGCAACACGGACACGGCGATCATCCGCATCGAGCGCCTGTACCCGCTCCCGGGTGCGGAGCTCCAGGCGGAGATCGCCAAGTACCCGAACGCCGAGAAGTACCTGTGGGCGCAGGAGGAGCCGGCGAACCAGGGCGCGTGGCCCTTCATCGCCCTCAACCTGATCGACCACCTGGACCTCGCGGTCGGCGCGGACATCCCGCACGGCGAGCGCCTGAGGCGCATCTCGCGCCCGGCGGGCTCGTCTCCGGCCGTGGGTTCGGCGAAGCGTCACCAGGCGGAGCAGGAGCAGCTGGTGCGTGAGGTGTTCGAGGCCTGA
- a CDS encoding DUF4097 family beta strand repeat-containing protein: MSTTSEWSVKEPGKLTFDEPVTGLHVRIVNGTVNVVGTEDSSARLEVSEIEGPPLVVTQENGVLTVAYEDLPWKGLLKWLDRKGWRRSAVVSLAVPAHTRVEVGVVGAGAVVSGVDGPTVVKGVTGDTTLVGLSGPVRADTVSGNLEAQAVTGDLRFNSVSGDLTVVEGSGPSVRAESVSGSMIVDLDPEGPTDVQLTNVSGEIAIRLPHPADADVEANTASGKISNAFDGLRVHGQWGAHRVTGRLGAGTGKLRATTVSGSIALLRRPQQEDEQTDPTPADPTPTENQSAPGDDSGSTNKKVL, from the coding sequence ATGTCCACCACGTCCGAGTGGTCCGTCAAAGAGCCCGGAAAGCTCACCTTCGACGAACCGGTCACAGGCCTGCACGTACGCATCGTCAACGGAACGGTGAACGTCGTGGGCACCGAGGACAGTTCCGCCCGCCTGGAGGTCTCCGAGATCGAGGGCCCACCCCTGGTGGTGACCCAGGAGAACGGCGTCCTGACAGTGGCGTACGAGGACCTGCCCTGGAAGGGCCTCCTCAAATGGCTTGACCGCAAGGGCTGGCGCCGCAGCGCGGTCGTCTCCCTGGCCGTCCCGGCCCACACGCGTGTGGAGGTGGGCGTGGTCGGCGCGGGCGCGGTGGTCTCGGGGGTCGACGGACCGACGGTGGTGAAGGGCGTCACCGGCGACACGACTCTCGTCGGCCTGTCCGGCCCGGTCCGCGCCGACACGGTCTCGGGCAACCTGGAGGCCCAGGCGGTCACGGGCGACCTGCGATTCAACTCGGTCTCCGGTGACCTCACCGTCGTCGAGGGCTCCGGACCCTCCGTCCGCGCGGAGTCGGTGAGCGGCTCCATGATCGTCGACCTCGACCCGGAGGGGCCGACGGACGTGCAGCTGACGAACGTCTCGGGCGAGATCGCCATCCGGCTCCCTCACCCGGCGGACGCCGACGTGGAGGCGAACACGGCGAGCGGCAAGATCTCGAACGCCTTCGACGGCCTCCGCGTCCACGGCCAGTGGGGCGCCCACCGCGTCACGGGCCGACTGGGCGCGGGCACGGGCAAGCTGCGGGCGACGACGGTCTCCGGGTCCATCGCCCTGCTCCGCCGCCCCCAGCAGGAGGACGAGCAGACCGACCCCACCCCGGCCGACCCCACCCCCACCGAGAACCAGTCCGCCCCGGGGGACGATTCAGGATCCACGAACAAGAAGGTGCTCTGA